Proteins from one Setaria italica strain Yugu1 chromosome V, Setaria_italica_v2.0, whole genome shotgun sequence genomic window:
- the LOC101770845 gene encoding transcription factor TGA2.3 isoform X2 has product MADVSPRTETSTDDTDDNHGLEPGPGALVAASDSSDRSKDKHEDQKTLRRLAQNREAARKSRLRKKAYVQQLENSRLKLTQLEQELQRARQQGIFISSSVDQSHSMSGNGALAFDMEYARWLEEHNRQISELRAGVTAHASDSDLRSVVDKIMSHYDEIFRLKGNAAKADVFHVLSGMWKTPAERCFLWLGGFRPSEVLKLLSTQLEPLTEQQLSGIGNLQQSSQQAEDALSQGMEALQQSLAETLAGSLSSSGSTGNVANYMGQMAMAMGKLGTLENFLRQTLQQMQRILTTRQAARALLVISDYSSRLRALSSLWLARPKE; this is encoded by the exons ATGGCAGATGTCAGCCCTCGAACAGAAACATCAACAGATGATACAGATGACAACCATGGG CTTGAGCCAGGCCCAGGCGCTCTTGTTGCGGCTTCCGACTCCAGTGACAGATCCAAGGACAAACATGAAGATCAAAAG ACACTGCGTCGTCTTGCTCAAAATCGCGAAGCTGCAAGGAAGAGTCGATTGAGGAAGAAG GCATATGTCCAACAGTTGGAGAATAGCAGGCTGAAACTTACCCAACTAGAGCAAGAATTGCAACGAGCTCGTCAGCAG GGCATTTTTATATCTAGCTCAGTTGATCAGTCACACTCCATGAGTGGAAATG GGGCATTGGCCTTTGATATGGAGTACGCAAGGTGGTTGGAAGAGCATAATCGGCAAATAAGTGAACTAAGGGCTGGTGTTACTGCTCATGCAAGTGATAGTGATCTCCGCAGTGTTGTTGATAAGATCATGTCACACTATGATGAGATTTTCAGGCTCAAAGGAAATGCAGCCAAGGCAGATGTTTTTCATGTATTATCAGGCATGTGGAAGACACCGGCAGAGAGGTGTTTCCTGTGGCTAGGAGGTTTCCGACCATCTGAGGTCCTAAAG CTGCTTTCGACACAGCTTGAACCTCTCACTGAGCAGCAGCTGTCAGGGATAGGCAACCTCCAGCAGTCTTCACAACAGGCTGAGGATGCTCTTTCACAAGGAATGGAAGCCCTTCAGCAGTCATTGGCAGAAACCTTGGCTGGGTCTCTTTCGTCTTCTGGATCAACAGGAAATGTGGCAAACTACATGGGTCAaatggccatggccatgggaAAGCTTGGAACGCTTGAGAATTTCCTTCGCCAG ACCCTACAGCAGATGCAAAGGATCCTGACCACCAGGCAGGCAGCTCGAGCGCTTCTTGTGATAAGTGATTACTCTTCACGGCTCCGTGCCCTGAGCTCTCTCTGGCTTGCTCGGCCGAAGGAATAG
- the LOC101770845 gene encoding transcription factor TGA2.3 isoform X1, giving the protein MADVSPRTETSTDDTDDNHGLEPGPGALVAASDSSDRSKDKHEDQKTLRRLAQNREAARKSRLRKKAYVQQLENSRLKLTQLEQELQRARQQGIFISSSVDQSHSMSGNGALAFDMEYARWLEEHNRQISELRAGVTAHASDSDLRSVVDKIMSHYDEIFRLKGNAAKADVFHVLSGMWKTPAERCFLWLGGFRPSEVLKLLSTQLEPLTEQQLSGIGNLQQSSQQAEDALSQGMEALQQSLAETLAGSLSSSGSTGNVANYMGQMAMAMGKLGTLENFLRQADNLRLQTLQQMQRILTTRQAARALLVISDYSSRLRALSSLWLARPKE; this is encoded by the exons ATGGCAGATGTCAGCCCTCGAACAGAAACATCAACAGATGATACAGATGACAACCATGGG CTTGAGCCAGGCCCAGGCGCTCTTGTTGCGGCTTCCGACTCCAGTGACAGATCCAAGGACAAACATGAAGATCAAAAG ACACTGCGTCGTCTTGCTCAAAATCGCGAAGCTGCAAGGAAGAGTCGATTGAGGAAGAAG GCATATGTCCAACAGTTGGAGAATAGCAGGCTGAAACTTACCCAACTAGAGCAAGAATTGCAACGAGCTCGTCAGCAG GGCATTTTTATATCTAGCTCAGTTGATCAGTCACACTCCATGAGTGGAAATG GGGCATTGGCCTTTGATATGGAGTACGCAAGGTGGTTGGAAGAGCATAATCGGCAAATAAGTGAACTAAGGGCTGGTGTTACTGCTCATGCAAGTGATAGTGATCTCCGCAGTGTTGTTGATAAGATCATGTCACACTATGATGAGATTTTCAGGCTCAAAGGAAATGCAGCCAAGGCAGATGTTTTTCATGTATTATCAGGCATGTGGAAGACACCGGCAGAGAGGTGTTTCCTGTGGCTAGGAGGTTTCCGACCATCTGAGGTCCTAAAG CTGCTTTCGACACAGCTTGAACCTCTCACTGAGCAGCAGCTGTCAGGGATAGGCAACCTCCAGCAGTCTTCACAACAGGCTGAGGATGCTCTTTCACAAGGAATGGAAGCCCTTCAGCAGTCATTGGCAGAAACCTTGGCTGGGTCTCTTTCGTCTTCTGGATCAACAGGAAATGTGGCAAACTACATGGGTCAaatggccatggccatgggaAAGCTTGGAACGCTTGAGAATTTCCTTCGCCAG GCTGACAACCTGCGGCTGCAGACCCTACAGCAGATGCAAAGGATCCTGACCACCAGGCAGGCAGCTCGAGCGCTTCTTGTGATAAGTGATTACTCTTCACGGCTCCGTGCCCTGAGCTCTCTCTGGCTTGCTCGGCCGAAGGAATAG